In a genomic window of Occallatibacter riparius:
- a CDS encoding DUF2334 domain-containing protein → MTRIPTPAQYLLRIDDLCPTVHAGRWTRLRAIIDEFKIQPILAIVPDNHDPDLDASPPDPAFWNQMPSMQSAGAAIALHGLNHICDVQGKSLIPLLRTSEFAGAPLDVQRHRIARGLAILRSYGLAPKLFVAPRHGFDRNTLLALREQGIRYISDGFARVPFVRHGVTWIPMQLWSPVARASGLWTLCIHPNTADDASIECLRRFLRVHAQHFTSFDRVILEFDGVSSSIRERAYEIASAARVAIRRRINCLQRQGES, encoded by the coding sequence ATGACGCGAATCCCCACACCCGCACAGTACCTGCTCCGCATCGACGACCTCTGCCCAACGGTCCACGCCGGCCGCTGGACCCGCCTCCGCGCAATCATCGATGAATTCAAGATTCAGCCCATCCTCGCCATCGTCCCCGACAATCACGACCCCGATCTCGACGCCTCACCGCCCGATCCCGCGTTCTGGAACCAGATGCCCTCCATGCAATCTGCCGGAGCAGCCATCGCGCTTCATGGTCTGAACCACATCTGCGACGTGCAAGGTAAGAGCCTCATCCCCCTGCTTCGCACTTCGGAATTCGCAGGCGCACCTCTCGACGTCCAGCGACATCGCATCGCCCGTGGCCTTGCCATTCTGCGCAGCTACGGCCTGGCACCGAAGCTGTTCGTTGCCCCGCGCCACGGATTCGACCGCAACACGCTTCTCGCCCTGCGCGAACAAGGCATCCGCTACATCTCTGACGGCTTCGCACGCGTACCGTTCGTGCGCCACGGCGTCACCTGGATTCCGATGCAACTTTGGTCACCAGTTGCGCGCGCCTCTGGCCTCTGGACCCTCTGCATCCATCCCAATACTGCAGATGACGCCAGCATCGAATGCCTGCGCCGCTTCCTCAGGGTCCACGCACAGCACTTCACATCGTTCGATCGCGTGATTTTGGAGTTCGACGGCGTCTCGAGCAGCATCCGCGAACGGGCCTACGAGATTGCCTCAGCAGCTCGCGTCGCGATACGCCGCCGCATCAACTGCCTCCAAAGACAGGGAGAATCGTAA
- a CDS encoding glycosyltransferase: MKHHHIAFLIPGIDKIGGAERQVINLAQGLARRGWRATMVVLTGNGGSAARELLRGGVDFVSLHMRKGIADPRGWVALRQWIQQEMPDVVHAHLPHATWVARGVRLMAPLRVVVDTVHTSVIGRPTRRLGYEVTGWLSDRMTAVSEAAADACVQARMIRPERLTVLPNGVDVEEWRPDAAARARMRRELGVRDEEFLWFTAGRLEPVKDYPTMILAFMGLADSAQLVIAGAGSEAGPLRKLVDALDLQNRVHFLGFQSDVRPWMQAADGFVLSSLWEGLPVCLLEAGACEVPCVATRVPGTREVVIDEATGFLSRPDHPASMRKAMMRLMRTPMDRRRAMGQLARKRVIELFNMEDVLEQWDGLYRNLLKTNSHPRRLAGRKSPVTILPVFGGS; encoded by the coding sequence GTGAAACATCATCACATTGCGTTTCTAATCCCGGGGATTGACAAAATTGGCGGCGCAGAGCGCCAGGTAATCAATCTTGCCCAGGGACTTGCACGTCGCGGATGGCGCGCCACGATGGTGGTCCTGACGGGGAACGGTGGAAGCGCCGCTCGGGAACTGCTGCGCGGCGGCGTGGACTTTGTCTCGCTGCACATGCGCAAGGGGATCGCCGACCCGCGGGGGTGGGTTGCCTTGCGCCAATGGATCCAGCAGGAAATGCCCGACGTGGTGCATGCACACCTGCCGCATGCGACTTGGGTGGCGCGCGGCGTGCGTCTGATGGCGCCACTGCGTGTGGTTGTCGATACCGTCCACACCTCCGTGATCGGAAGGCCGACGCGGCGCCTTGGTTACGAAGTTACCGGCTGGCTTTCCGATCGCATGACGGCGGTGAGTGAAGCCGCAGCCGATGCCTGCGTTCAGGCCAGGATGATCAGACCCGAACGCTTGACCGTGCTGCCCAACGGGGTAGATGTCGAGGAATGGCGGCCGGATGCGGCGGCGCGTGCGCGCATGCGGCGCGAACTCGGCGTAAGGGACGAAGAATTCCTATGGTTTACGGCCGGTCGGCTGGAACCCGTGAAGGACTATCCCACCATGATTCTTGCGTTCATGGGGCTCGCAGATTCCGCGCAATTGGTGATCGCCGGCGCGGGCTCCGAAGCGGGCCCGCTGCGCAAGCTGGTAGACGCTCTTGATCTGCAGAACAGGGTGCATTTCCTGGGTTTTCAGTCGGATGTGCGTCCGTGGATGCAGGCGGCAGATGGTTTCGTGCTCTCTTCGTTGTGGGAAGGCTTGCCGGTTTGTCTACTGGAAGCCGGCGCCTGTGAGGTTCCGTGCGTTGCTACCCGCGTACCCGGAACACGCGAAGTAGTGATAGACGAAGCCACCGGATTCCTGAGCCGGCCCGATCACCCGGCTAGCATGCGCAAGGCCATGATGCGGCTGATGAGAACGCCGATGGACCGGCGTCGTGCCATGGGCCAGCTTGCGCGCAAGAGGGTGATCGAGCTGTTCAATATGGAAGACGTGCTGGAGCAGTGGGACGGGCTCTACCGCAATTTGTTGAAGACGAATTCGCATCCGCGGCGCCTCGCCGGAAGGAAGTCGCCAGTTACGATTCTCCCTGTCTTTGGAGGCAGTTGA
- a CDS encoding glycosyltransferase has protein sequence MNGRATVLLVIPHLGGGGAERVFTLLAGGLNPARFDIHLALVTQWNAAEFELPTWVTVHGIGARRVRAGWWGLLRLIWRLRPRVILSGMAHLNMLLLILRPLFPRNTRILVRQNGCIRAAGSISAYRKLYPKADAVVCQTAAMAGDLAKVAGVKRNLRVLPNPVDLEKTRAAALSGPNLWSGPGPHLLAVGRLAPEKGFDLLLQAFAKVRERFPSADLTIVGEGRERRALEMLAWLLGVRQAARLLGHVEQPAIWFKGATAFVLSSRHEALPNAVLEAASAGLPIVATAVSEGLLDLMRGDPGVWIAKEASAEAIAEALGEALERVTPDTRFAHSWVEAFSKDRAIAAYEACIDESLAEPVR, from the coding sequence ATGAATGGACGGGCCACGGTTCTGTTGGTGATTCCGCACTTGGGCGGCGGAGGGGCGGAGCGTGTCTTTACGCTTCTGGCGGGCGGCCTGAACCCGGCGCGTTTCGATATTCACCTGGCTTTGGTGACGCAGTGGAATGCCGCGGAATTTGAGCTTCCAACATGGGTGACGGTGCACGGAATCGGAGCGCGGCGAGTGCGCGCGGGGTGGTGGGGGCTGTTGCGGCTGATATGGCGATTAAGACCGCGGGTGATCCTCTCCGGTATGGCGCACCTGAATATGCTGCTGCTGATTCTGCGGCCGCTGTTTCCGCGCAACACGAGGATCCTGGTGCGGCAGAACGGGTGCATACGGGCGGCGGGCTCGATCAGCGCTTACCGCAAGCTCTATCCGAAGGCCGATGCGGTGGTGTGCCAGACCGCGGCGATGGCGGGTGATCTGGCAAAGGTGGCGGGGGTGAAGCGGAATCTGCGGGTGCTGCCCAATCCGGTGGACCTGGAGAAGACTCGCGCTGCGGCTTTGTCGGGACCTAACCTTTGGAGCGGGCCGGGGCCGCATCTGCTGGCTGTGGGCCGGCTGGCGCCGGAGAAAGGGTTCGACCTGCTGCTGCAGGCCTTCGCCAAGGTGCGGGAGCGGTTCCCTTCCGCCGATTTGACCATTGTGGGCGAGGGCCGGGAGAGACGGGCGCTGGAGATGCTGGCGTGGCTGCTTGGGGTGCGGCAGGCGGCACGGCTGTTGGGGCACGTTGAACAGCCGGCGATATGGTTCAAGGGCGCGACAGCGTTTGTGCTTTCTTCGCGCCATGAGGCGCTGCCGAATGCAGTGCTGGAGGCGGCGTCGGCAGGGCTGCCGATTGTGGCGACCGCGGTTTCAGAAGGCTTGCTGGACCTGATGCGCGGGGACCCGGGCGTGTGGATCGCAAAGGAGGCGTCGGCCGAAGCGATTGCCGAGGCACTCGGAGAGGCCCTAGAGCGAGTGACGCCGGACACGCGGTTCGCGCATAGCTGGGTGGAGGCGTTCAGCAAAGATCGGGCTATCGCAGCTTACGAAGCGTGCATCGACGAATCATTGGCGGAGCCGGTGCGGTAA
- a CDS encoding glycosyltransferase family 4 protein encodes MGILGARSRARLLRACSAGQPLAVVGITHSQSCLILRGRLRALRDAGFSVVLISSPGEMAEQLASDEGANLISIPIQRGISPLADIVSLFRLTWALGHLRPSIAEFSTPKAGLLGSLAAFLCRVPSRVYLLRGLRLETSSGLKRAVLKASEKLAAACAHTVVCNSESLRRQTIDLRLAPGSKLKVLGGGSSNGVDIVKFTPGPDTMRAKLGIPAGAPVVGFVGRLTRDKGIPELLEAFNRLLEKMPDTRLLLVGWFDESEDALSVYQRARIEAHPRIIRTGFVANTAPYYRAMDLLVLPTWREGFPNAVLEAAAAGLPVITTQTTGARDAVLPGLTGVLVPPGEPLALAEALLSLLQHPERRLSMGATARQWVVQEFGNRRVLGLTVNLYLQLLRQADTRNRRRAPEPALLRQLAKDAVASGD; translated from the coding sequence ATGGGAATACTTGGAGCGCGCTCACGAGCGCGGCTTCTTCGGGCCTGTTCAGCCGGCCAGCCATTGGCTGTTGTGGGTATCACACACTCGCAGAGTTGCCTTATCCTGCGTGGCCGTCTTCGCGCTCTTCGGGATGCCGGCTTCTCCGTTGTCCTCATCAGCAGTCCCGGAGAAATGGCCGAGCAACTCGCCTCGGATGAAGGCGCCAACCTCATCTCAATTCCCATCCAGCGCGGCATATCCCCCCTCGCGGATATCGTCTCCCTCTTCCGCCTCACATGGGCCTTGGGACACCTGCGCCCATCCATCGCCGAATTCAGCACGCCCAAGGCAGGATTGCTCGGAAGCCTGGCTGCCTTTCTCTGCCGCGTGCCCAGCCGCGTCTACCTGCTCCGCGGGCTGCGCCTTGAAACCAGCTCGGGCCTCAAGCGCGCCGTGCTCAAAGCATCTGAAAAGCTTGCTGCCGCGTGCGCGCACACAGTTGTATGCAACAGCGAAAGCCTGAGGCGGCAGACCATCGACCTCCGCCTTGCACCCGGAAGCAAGTTGAAGGTCCTCGGCGGCGGCAGCAGCAACGGAGTTGACATCGTAAAATTCACCCCAGGCCCCGATACGATGCGCGCCAAGCTCGGCATCCCTGCCGGCGCGCCCGTTGTCGGATTCGTCGGCCGCCTCACCCGCGACAAAGGCATCCCTGAATTACTCGAAGCCTTCAACCGCCTGCTTGAAAAAATGCCTGACACCCGTCTTCTTCTGGTCGGCTGGTTCGATGAGTCGGAAGACGCCCTCTCCGTCTATCAGCGCGCCCGCATCGAGGCGCACCCGCGCATCATCCGAACCGGCTTTGTCGCCAACACAGCGCCCTACTATCGCGCGATGGATCTCCTCGTGCTCCCAACCTGGCGCGAGGGATTTCCCAATGCTGTGCTCGAAGCCGCCGCGGCCGGTTTGCCCGTGATTACAACCCAGACCACCGGCGCGCGCGATGCCGTACTGCCCGGCCTCACAGGCGTGCTCGTTCCGCCTGGAGAGCCCCTCGCCCTTGCTGAAGCACTGCTCTCATTGCTGCAGCACCCCGAGCGCCGTCTCTCCATGGGCGCAACCGCTCGTCAATGGGTTGTTCAGGAATTTGGCAATCGCAGGGTTCTGGGACTGACGGTAAACCTCTACCTCCAGCTACTCCGCCAGGCGGATACACGGAATCGCCGCCGCGCCCCGGAACCCGCCCTGCTCAGACAGCTTGCTAAGGATGCGGTTGCATCGGGGGATTAG
- a CDS encoding NADH-quinone oxidoreductase subunit N, with protein sequence MNAQDSLRILPEIVLTITGILIMLIDASMPAGMARRSLGWLGAIGTTVALWSSVWQLNLQTGTAFFGAVETSPFTVFFHVLICGIVLVSILLSMDALPEDSHHQGEYYALMVFGAVGMCLLTSAIELLVVFIALEISSIATYVLAGFRKQTGQGPEAAIKYFLLGSFATAFLLYGVALIFGATGTTQIYEIARIVPGVQNHPFVIMALIMMLIGILFKVSAAPFHVWTPDAYEGAPSPVVALMSTGPKAAAFALLLRVTYEMLPTLRSYWQPLLWVVAVASMTIGNLAALRQQNVKRMLAYSSIAHAGYLLAAFAGLGQTGVAAAAFYTAAYAAMNVGVFAVVTLAEGYEEELPMVNDFRGLIYRSPLLGILLIFFLVSLVGIPFTSGFFGKFYAFSAAVGGGAIALALIGLLNSGVSAAYYLRLAFTAAQKPEEEGRRPFALPQVGIAVGAALLFTTAATLALGIVPNTVLKAAETAAHTLQVPGMDTTTQGANPPMQPHP encoded by the coding sequence ATGAACGCACAAGACAGCCTTCGCATACTGCCTGAGATTGTCCTGACGATTACGGGCATTTTGATCATGCTGATTGACGCGAGCATGCCCGCGGGTATGGCGCGGCGCTCGCTGGGATGGCTGGGGGCGATCGGCACGACCGTCGCGCTGTGGAGCAGCGTGTGGCAGCTCAATCTGCAGACGGGGACGGCGTTCTTCGGCGCGGTGGAGACGAGCCCGTTCACGGTGTTCTTCCACGTGCTGATCTGCGGGATCGTGCTGGTGTCAATTCTGCTGTCGATGGATGCGCTGCCGGAAGACTCGCATCACCAAGGCGAGTATTACGCCCTGATGGTGTTCGGCGCGGTGGGCATGTGCCTGCTGACGAGCGCGATCGAGCTGCTGGTGGTGTTTATCGCGCTGGAGATTTCGTCCATTGCGACATATGTGCTGGCGGGTTTCCGCAAGCAGACGGGCCAAGGGCCGGAAGCGGCGATCAAGTACTTCCTGCTGGGGTCGTTTGCGACGGCATTCCTGCTGTATGGCGTCGCGCTGATCTTTGGCGCAACTGGGACGACGCAGATCTACGAGATTGCGCGGATTGTGCCGGGAGTGCAGAACCATCCGTTTGTGATTATGGCGCTGATCATGATGCTGATCGGCATCCTCTTCAAGGTGTCGGCAGCGCCATTTCATGTGTGGACGCCAGATGCATATGAAGGCGCGCCATCGCCGGTGGTGGCGTTGATGTCGACGGGGCCGAAGGCGGCTGCGTTTGCATTGCTGCTGCGCGTGACTTATGAGATGCTGCCGACGCTGCGAAGCTACTGGCAGCCGTTGCTGTGGGTGGTGGCAGTGGCGTCGATGACGATCGGCAACCTGGCGGCGCTGCGGCAGCAGAATGTGAAGCGCATGCTGGCGTACTCGTCGATTGCGCATGCGGGCTATTTGCTGGCGGCGTTTGCGGGACTGGGACAGACCGGCGTGGCGGCGGCAGCGTTCTACACCGCGGCGTACGCGGCGATGAATGTAGGCGTGTTCGCAGTGGTGACGCTGGCTGAGGGCTACGAGGAAGAACTGCCTATGGTGAACGACTTCCGTGGGCTGATTTACCGGTCGCCGCTGCTGGGCATTCTGCTGATCTTCTTCCTGGTGTCCCTGGTGGGAATTCCCTTCACCAGCGGATTCTTCGGCAAGTTCTATGCATTTTCAGCGGCGGTGGGCGGAGGCGCGATTGCGCTGGCGCTGATTGGACTACTGAACTCGGGCGTGTCGGCGGCGTATTATCTGCGGCTGGCATTCACGGCGGCGCAGAAACCGGAAGAAGAGGGTCGCAGGCCGTTCGCTCTGCCGCAGGTTGGGATTGCGGTGGGTGCGGCGCTGCTGTTCACGACGGCGGCTACGCTGGCGCTGGGCATTGTTCCTAACACGGTTCTAAAGGCTGCGGAGACGGCGGCCCACACGCTGCAAGTGCCGGGCATGGATACGACGACGCAGGGGGCTAATCCCCCGATGCAACCGCATCCTTAG
- a CDS encoding complex I subunit 4 family protein, translating into MDAINNSVLTWILLAPLAGAILIAILPDRGKLAAWVGLITTLVTFGLTLHLPAHFIAGQPGFQFEINKPWIDLGGSADFASHSSGIAYHVGVDGLSMWLVVLSGLLGPVGVLASWNAIKERKKVFYSLFMVQQTAMFGVFVALDLMVYYGFWELTLVPMAVLMAMYGRKNGPAAATKFFLFTFIPSAPLLVAILWLWAKTGTFNFVDLRVMLASSTYSGTAMFWVALAFLFAFAVKVPVFPLHGWLADSFSEAPVALSMVIAGKLGLYSMIRFHVGLFPAQAKAIAPTLIVLTVIGVIYGACLALVQRDFWKLIAFATVSHFSLITLGVYGFTLAGRDGAVFQTLNEGVIEGALFVLLGVLDTRYRTSQIASYGGVAAKLPRTATFFVITSLAMVGLPLMNGFIGEFLILSSTFTGVNKGWAIVATVTVILGAAYVLWLVQRLFYGPESPMAATEPVHDLRVNEWVALAPLAVLMLVMGVAPNVWLRAIEDFEGPVRVQLVDKNSPAPQSVRMVISNVSAEAK; encoded by the coding sequence ATGGACGCTATCAATAATTCGGTTCTCACGTGGATCCTGCTGGCGCCGCTTGCCGGTGCGATTCTGATTGCGATTTTGCCGGACCGCGGCAAGCTGGCTGCGTGGGTGGGACTGATTACGACGCTGGTGACGTTCGGGCTGACGTTGCATCTGCCGGCGCATTTCATCGCGGGGCAGCCGGGGTTCCAGTTTGAGATCAATAAGCCGTGGATCGATCTCGGCGGTTCGGCTGATTTTGCTTCGCACTCTTCGGGCATTGCGTATCACGTGGGCGTGGACGGACTGAGCATGTGGCTCGTGGTGCTGAGTGGGCTGCTCGGCCCCGTCGGCGTGCTGGCGAGCTGGAACGCGATCAAGGAACGGAAGAAGGTTTTCTATTCGCTGTTTATGGTGCAGCAGACGGCGATGTTCGGCGTGTTTGTGGCACTGGACCTCATGGTGTACTACGGGTTCTGGGAGCTGACGCTGGTGCCGATGGCCGTGCTGATGGCGATGTACGGGCGCAAGAACGGGCCGGCTGCGGCGACGAAGTTCTTCCTGTTTACGTTCATTCCGTCGGCTCCGCTGCTGGTGGCGATTCTGTGGCTGTGGGCGAAGACGGGGACGTTCAACTTTGTCGATCTGCGGGTGATGCTGGCGAGCTCGACGTATTCAGGGACGGCGATGTTCTGGGTGGCGCTGGCGTTCCTCTTCGCGTTCGCGGTGAAGGTGCCGGTGTTTCCGCTTCATGGATGGCTGGCGGACAGCTTCAGCGAGGCGCCGGTTGCACTGTCAATGGTGATTGCGGGCAAGCTGGGACTGTATTCGATGATCCGGTTCCATGTGGGGCTCTTCCCTGCTCAGGCGAAGGCGATTGCGCCGACGCTGATTGTGCTGACGGTGATCGGCGTGATCTACGGGGCGTGCCTGGCGCTGGTGCAGAGGGATTTCTGGAAGCTGATTGCGTTTGCGACGGTGAGCCACTTCAGTCTGATCACGCTGGGCGTGTACGGGTTTACGCTGGCGGGCCGCGATGGAGCGGTGTTCCAGACGCTGAATGAGGGCGTGATTGAGGGCGCGCTGTTCGTGCTGCTGGGCGTGCTGGATACGCGCTACCGGACGAGCCAGATTGCGAGCTACGGCGGCGTGGCCGCGAAGCTGCCGCGGACGGCAACGTTCTTCGTGATCACGAGCCTGGCGATGGTGGGGCTTCCGCTGATGAACGGCTTCATCGGCGAGTTCCTGATCCTGTCGAGCACGTTTACGGGCGTGAACAAGGGCTGGGCGATCGTGGCGACGGTGACGGTTATCCTGGGCGCGGCGTATGTGCTGTGGCTGGTGCAGCGCTTGTTCTACGGTCCGGAGAGCCCGATGGCGGCGACGGAACCTGTGCACGATCTGCGCGTCAACGAGTGGGTTGCGCTGGCGCCGCTGGCGGTGCTGATGCTGGTGATGGGCGTTGCGCCGAATGTGTGGCTGCGCGCGATTGAGGATTTCGAAGGACCGGTGCGGGTGCAGCTGGTAGATAAGAACAGTCCTGCTCCGCAATCTGTACGAATGGTTATTTCGAACGTCTCCGCGGAGGCAAAGTAA
- the nuoL gene encoding NADH-quinone oxidoreductase subunit L, producing the protein MTGSMYLWLIPLLPFAGFLINGILGARLPKAVVSAVALLAPLASFGVVLNAAVRAYIFTHIQCGPGIGPCSVFQPVIENVGTWLTAGSLHIDFSFVLDQLSLVMLLVITGVGFLIHIYSVRYMHEDRAYWRYFAYLNLFLFFMTTLVLAGNALLMFVGWEGVGLASYLLIGFWYQKTSAADAGKKAFIVNRIGDFGFLIGMFLLLANFGSLGFGEIAAKLAMNPGWTGGVLTTIAICLLIGATGKSAQLPLYVWLPDAMEGPTPVSALIHAATMVTAGVYMIARTHFLFDRSPLAMFIVALVGAATALFAATIGLVQTDIKRVLAYSTVSQLGYMFLACGVAAYSAGIFHLMTHAFFKALLFLAAGSVIHGMGGEQDMRKMGGLRKAMPVTFWTMTIAVFTIAGFPFLAAFYSKDAILAAAFEHGTSGKVFWFIGLFTALLTSFYMFRLWYLTFLGKPRSHEVHAHESPWSMLGPLVILALLSIGGGWIGAEHFGTFLQPAAGAVAAEPEGTTKWVLIGLAVLAALAGLGIAHLLYRDNEGQEPLASAPGYVVLERKYWVDELYGAVIVKPLLAISRFVLEWVVEYAILGGLAWLLSGSALLSGAILQKWQSGNLRSYAAWLAAAAAVLLLFALAGWNGMLSHLGLHIGGMHIDWAGH; encoded by the coding sequence ATGACCGGATCTATGTATCTCTGGCTGATTCCGCTGCTGCCGTTTGCGGGGTTCCTCATTAATGGAATTCTGGGCGCGCGATTGCCGAAGGCTGTGGTGAGTGCGGTGGCGCTGCTTGCGCCGCTGGCTTCATTCGGCGTGGTGCTGAATGCTGCAGTACGCGCGTACATCTTCACCCACATTCAATGCGGCCCCGGTATTGGACCTTGTTCCGTTTTTCAACCGGTCATTGAGAATGTCGGCACTTGGCTAACTGCCGGATCGCTCCACATTGATTTCAGTTTCGTGCTCGATCAGCTTTCGCTGGTGATGCTGCTGGTGATCACGGGCGTGGGCTTCCTGATCCATATCTATTCCGTGCGCTACATGCATGAGGACAGGGCCTACTGGCGCTACTTCGCCTACCTGAACCTGTTCCTGTTCTTCATGACCACGCTGGTGCTGGCGGGCAATGCCCTGCTGATGTTTGTGGGCTGGGAGGGCGTGGGCCTGGCGTCGTACCTGCTGATCGGGTTCTGGTATCAGAAGACGTCGGCGGCGGATGCGGGCAAGAAGGCGTTCATCGTCAACCGCATCGGCGATTTCGGATTCCTGATCGGGATGTTCCTGCTGCTGGCGAATTTCGGATCGCTCGGCTTCGGTGAGATTGCGGCGAAACTGGCGATGAATCCGGGATGGACCGGCGGAGTGCTGACAACGATCGCGATCTGCCTGCTGATTGGCGCGACGGGCAAGAGCGCGCAGTTGCCGCTGTATGTGTGGCTGCCGGATGCGATGGAAGGCCCGACGCCGGTGTCGGCGCTGATTCACGCGGCGACGATGGTGACGGCGGGCGTGTACATGATTGCGCGCACGCACTTCCTGTTCGACCGCTCGCCGCTGGCGATGTTCATTGTGGCGCTGGTGGGCGCGGCGACGGCGCTGTTTGCGGCGACGATTGGTTTGGTGCAGACGGATATCAAGCGGGTGCTGGCGTACTCGACTGTGTCGCAGCTTGGGTACATGTTCCTGGCGTGCGGCGTGGCGGCTTACTCGGCCGGCATTTTCCACCTGATGACGCATGCGTTCTTCAAGGCGCTGCTGTTCCTCGCGGCCGGGTCGGTGATTCACGGCATGGGCGGCGAGCAGGATATGCGCAAGATGGGCGGGTTGCGCAAAGCAATGCCGGTGACGTTCTGGACGATGACGATCGCGGTGTTCACGATTGCTGGATTCCCGTTCCTGGCGGCGTTCTATTCGAAGGACGCGATTTTGGCGGCGGCGTTTGAGCACGGCACCAGCGGGAAGGTGTTCTGGTTTATCGGACTCTTCACTGCCCTGCTGACCTCGTTCTACATGTTCCGGTTGTGGTACCTGACGTTCCTGGGCAAGCCGCGCAGCCATGAGGTTCATGCGCATGAGAGCCCGTGGTCGATGCTGGGGCCGCTGGTGATTCTGGCGCTGCTGTCGATTGGCGGCGGGTGGATTGGCGCGGAACACTTTGGCACATTCCTGCAGCCAGCCGCGGGCGCGGTGGCGGCGGAGCCTGAGGGCACTACGAAATGGGTGCTGATAGGACTGGCAGTGCTGGCGGCGCTGGCCGGGCTGGGCATTGCGCACCTCCTCTACCGCGATAACGAGGGGCAGGAGCCGCTGGCTTCCGCGCCTGGGTACGTTGTGCTGGAGCGCAAGTACTGGGTGGATGAATTGTATGGCGCGGTGATCGTGAAGCCGCTGCTGGCGATTTCGCGGTTTGTGCTGGAGTGGGTTGTGGAGTACGCCATCCTGGGCGGGCTGGCGTGGCTGCTCTCCGGCTCGGCTTTGCTGAGCGGGGCGATTCTGCAGAAATGGCAGAGCGGCAATCTGCGTTCGTATGCGGCGTGGCTGGCCGCGGCGGCGGCGGTGCTGCTGCTGTTCGCGCTGGCTGGCTGGAACGGCATGCTGAGTCATCTTGGACTGCACATCGGCGGTATGCACATTGATTGGGCGGGGCACTGA
- the nuoK gene encoding NADH-quinone oxidoreductase subunit NuoK — protein MIPISWYLLLSATLFCLGIVGFLIKRNIITVFMSIELMLNGVNLSFVTFAHQWHLVKGQIFVFFVMVVAAAEAAVGLAIIIAIFRARGTLAVDRIDLMKL, from the coding sequence GTGATTCCGATCTCCTGGTATCTGCTGCTGAGCGCGACGCTATTCTGTTTGGGCATTGTCGGGTTTCTGATCAAGCGCAACATCATTACGGTGTTCATGTCGATTGAGCTGATGCTGAACGGCGTGAATCTTTCGTTTGTCACCTTCGCGCACCAGTGGCATTTGGTGAAGGGGCAGATTTTCGTTTTCTTTGTGATGGTGGTGGCCGCGGCTGAAGCGGCTGTGGGACTGGCCATCATTATTGCTATCTTCCGCGCACGCGGTACCTTGGCCGTCGACCGAATCGACCTGATGAAACTATGA
- a CDS encoding NADH-quinone oxidoreductase subunit J family protein — translation MHLVLFVIFAGLCIAGALNLLLQKHPINSALSLVVVMSSLAVLYLLLGAEFLAAAQIIVYAGAIMVLFTFVVMLLNAGREERTLGSRAATVLGFPAVAVVLAVIATVILKAPGLGQVSLSDPITSTEELSRVLFHELLLPFEVTSVLILIAILGAVALARHGSGDQPKVKVPFTNSVREERTVSK, via the coding sequence ATGCACCTGGTACTCTTTGTAATTTTCGCCGGACTCTGCATAGCGGGAGCGCTGAATCTCCTGCTACAGAAACATCCCATCAACAGCGCGCTGTCGCTGGTGGTGGTGATGAGTTCGCTGGCTGTGCTGTATCTGCTGCTGGGGGCCGAGTTTCTGGCGGCGGCGCAGATCATCGTGTATGCCGGCGCAATCATGGTGCTGTTCACCTTTGTGGTGATGCTGCTGAACGCGGGGCGCGAGGAGCGCACGCTGGGCAGCAGGGCCGCGACCGTGCTGGGCTTCCCTGCCGTGGCCGTGGTGCTGGCGGTGATTGCCACCGTGATTCTGAAAGCGCCGGGGCTGGGCCAGGTTTCGCTGAGCGACCCGATCACCAGCACTGAAGAACTGAGCCGCGTGCTCTTCCACGAACTGCTGCTGCCGTTTGAAGTGACGTCGGTGCTGATCCTGATTGCAATTCTGGGCGCGGTGGCATTGGCGCGTCATGGAAGCGGTGACCAACCCAAAGTCAAGGTGCCGTTCACGAACTCGGTGCGCGAAGAACGGACGGTGAGCAAGTGA